Proteins encoded in a region of the Paenibacillus sp. W2I17 genome:
- a CDS encoding carbohydrate ABC transporter permease has protein sequence MVKHGLQRKIQYGILVFLGLCFLLPLLWIILASFDPNAQQGIKMPSTWTIQNFKDVLGDSSNLRSFGVGLILSGGQAILVVLVSVLAAYPLSRYEMRFKKSFLLSILFMTALPITAVMVPVFQMFLFFKMQNSIIATMLFLTASSLPYGIWMMKNFMDSVPIDLEESAWIDGASVWSSLRRIVAPLMLPGIATIAIFTFSGSWGNFFVPYILLQTPEKLPASVTIYQFFGSHGMVEYGRLAAFSLLYTMPSVVLYIFSQRYMSKGFSMGGATKG, from the coding sequence ATGGTCAAACATGGGCTTCAACGCAAAATCCAGTACGGGATTCTAGTCTTTCTAGGGCTCTGTTTTTTATTGCCGCTGCTCTGGATCATTCTGGCTTCATTTGACCCGAACGCGCAACAGGGCATCAAAATGCCCAGTACCTGGACCATTCAAAATTTCAAGGATGTACTCGGGGATTCGAGCAATCTTCGTTCATTCGGTGTAGGCCTGATTCTGTCGGGAGGGCAAGCGATATTGGTTGTACTGGTATCTGTTCTTGCTGCTTATCCTTTATCCCGTTATGAAATGAGATTCAAAAAAAGCTTTCTGTTATCCATTTTGTTCATGACAGCTCTTCCGATTACTGCCGTGATGGTTCCGGTATTTCAAATGTTTCTGTTCTTCAAAATGCAAAATAGCATCATTGCCACGATGCTGTTCCTGACTGCATCCTCACTTCCTTACGGCATCTGGATGATGAAAAACTTCATGGATTCGGTGCCAATCGATTTGGAAGAATCGGCATGGATTGACGGAGCGTCCGTGTGGAGTAGTTTGAGACGAATCGTGGCGCCATTGATGTTGCCTGGTATTGCAACGATAGCGATATTTACGTTTTCGGGAAGTTGGGGCAACTTCTTCGTGCCATACATCCTGCTCCAGACACCGGAGAAACTTCCGGCATCGGTCACAATTTATCAATTCTTTGGCAGCCACGGTATGGTTGAATACGGTAGATTGGCTGCATTTTCACTACTTTATACGATGCCTTCGGTTGTGCTATATATCTTCTCCCAGCGTTACATGTCCAAAGGATTCAGCATGGGCGGAGCAACCAAAGGTTAA
- a CDS encoding carbohydrate ABC transporter permease produces MKRKAPGSFLFLMPSVLLLLVFFIVPIILTICFAFTNMALTGAAAKSLEFVGFQNFINMFHDPDFRISVWRTLVFLIFSAVIGQVLLGFILALLMKEKNVTFRRVIGIIVIAGWVTPEIVVAFCMVAFFSDNGSLNQILGWFGANPVSWLFSFPMVSVIIANIWHGTAFSMMVYQSALDDIPKEVEEAAIIDSATGFQIVRHITIPMVKGSIVTNMMLVTLQTLGVFTLIYTMTGGGPGTSTQTLPIFMYNQAFVNYQFGYGTAISLVLLFIGIIASLFYMRSMKVKV; encoded by the coding sequence ATGAAAAGGAAAGCACCAGGTTCATTTCTGTTTCTCATGCCTTCCGTACTGTTATTACTTGTGTTTTTCATTGTTCCCATCATTCTGACGATCTGTTTTGCCTTTACGAATATGGCTCTGACCGGTGCGGCAGCCAAGAGTTTGGAGTTCGTTGGATTCCAGAATTTCATTAATATGTTCCATGATCCGGACTTCCGGATTAGTGTCTGGCGCACGCTGGTCTTTCTCATCTTCTCCGCAGTGATTGGTCAGGTGTTGCTTGGGTTCATTCTGGCCCTTCTAATGAAAGAGAAAAATGTGACGTTCCGCCGGGTCATCGGGATCATCGTCATTGCCGGTTGGGTGACACCCGAGATTGTCGTGGCATTCTGTATGGTTGCCTTTTTCAGTGACAATGGTTCATTGAATCAGATCCTCGGCTGGTTTGGAGCGAATCCAGTCTCCTGGTTGTTCAGTTTCCCTATGGTGAGTGTCATTATCGCGAATATCTGGCACGGCACAGCCTTTTCGATGATGGTCTATCAGTCGGCACTGGATGATATCCCGAAGGAAGTTGAAGAAGCTGCGATTATTGACAGTGCCACCGGGTTCCAGATTGTCAGACACATTACGATTCCAATGGTAAAAGGGTCCATCGTAACCAACATGATGTTGGTTACCCTACAGACACTGGGTGTGTTCACGCTGATCTATACGATGACCGGTGGTGGCCCGGGTACTTCAACACAAACCTTACCGATCTTCATGTACAACCAGGCTTTTGTGAACTATCAGTTTGGATACGGCACAGCCATATCTCTGGTTCTGTTGTTCATCGGTATTATCGCCAGCCTGTTCTACATGCGATCCATGAAAGTGAAAGTGTAA
- a CDS encoding extracellular solute-binding protein, which translates to MRKISLKMPVAAVMTSLLILTTACSGGSSSTGITSDGKKEVTVSFRSSGSEDTLTKFFQSGLVDQFEKENPDIKINIAPVLASEGDYTSKMVLQMKSPDTAPDVIAEDTSIIKSDAAAGYLEPLDTQVQGWSDWEEHIIDNLKAGVTGEDGKVYGVPATSDTRGIWYNKELFQQAGLEVPFKPASWAEVLEAARTIKQKLPGVTPLNMIVGKANGEGVTMQTLEMLLYGTADTLYNDTSKKWVVNSPGLLDSFKFIDQVFNTDKTGPTMQVALNGQAGSIAFQQQFPQDKLAMAVDGSWAGSTWAENGAAPIANVEEKIGFAPFPTQNGEEPGATTMSGGWAWSVPAQAKNKEAAWKFIEFLMNKENATARVVAEGSLSPRNDSTEVEGYTERPYTKEAQELLNVAHFRPANDQYAAVSAQLQSIVESIASGKLTPEEGVTQLKDNVSRSLGADSIEEK; encoded by the coding sequence ATGAGAAAAATATCATTGAAAATGCCGGTAGCAGCAGTTATGACATCCTTGCTCATTCTTACTACAGCCTGTTCGGGCGGAAGCTCAAGCACAGGCATAACCAGTGACGGCAAGAAGGAAGTAACTGTATCGTTCCGTTCTTCAGGCTCTGAAGATACACTTACGAAGTTTTTCCAATCAGGTTTGGTGGATCAATTCGAGAAAGAAAATCCGGATATCAAAATCAACATTGCGCCTGTACTGGCAAGTGAGGGTGATTATACGTCCAAAATGGTTCTGCAAATGAAATCCCCGGATACGGCGCCAGATGTCATTGCTGAAGATACATCCATCATCAAATCCGATGCTGCTGCGGGATATCTGGAGCCGCTGGATACACAGGTTCAGGGATGGTCCGATTGGGAAGAACACATCATCGACAACCTGAAGGCGGGGGTTACAGGTGAAGACGGAAAGGTATACGGCGTTCCGGCTACTTCGGATACACGCGGAATCTGGTACAACAAGGAACTGTTTCAACAGGCGGGACTTGAAGTTCCGTTCAAACCTGCAAGCTGGGCAGAAGTACTCGAAGCAGCACGTACCATCAAGCAAAAACTGCCGGGTGTGACGCCACTTAATATGATCGTGGGCAAAGCGAACGGTGAAGGTGTTACCATGCAAACGCTAGAAATGCTGCTGTATGGTACGGCGGATACGCTGTATAACGACACCAGCAAGAAATGGGTCGTTAACAGCCCGGGGCTGCTGGATTCCTTCAAATTCATAGATCAAGTGTTTAACACGGATAAAACAGGTCCAACCATGCAGGTTGCCCTGAATGGACAAGCTGGCAGTATTGCATTCCAGCAACAGTTCCCGCAAGACAAACTGGCGATGGCTGTAGATGGTAGCTGGGCAGGTTCGACATGGGCCGAGAACGGTGCTGCTCCAATCGCCAACGTTGAAGAAAAAATAGGCTTTGCACCATTCCCGACACAAAATGGGGAAGAACCTGGAGCAACTACAATGTCTGGAGGATGGGCCTGGTCTGTTCCTGCACAGGCGAAGAACAAGGAAGCAGCTTGGAAATTTATCGAGTTTCTGATGAATAAGGAAAATGCGACTGCACGCGTAGTAGCGGAAGGCAGCCTCAGCCCACGTAATGATTCCACAGAAGTTGAAGGTTATACGGAGCGTCCATATACCAAAGAAGCACAGGAACTCTTGAATGTGGCGCACTTCCGTCCAGCGAACGATCAATATGCAGCGGTATCCGCACAATTGCAAAGCATTGTTGAGAGTATTGCCTCTGGCAAGCTGACGCCGGAAGAGGGAGTTACGCAATTAAAGGACAACGTATCCCGTTCCCTTGGCGCTGACAGCATCGAAGAGAAATAA
- a CDS encoding glycoside hydrolase family 125 protein produces the protein MLKPRDNQEISPSIYDMIDQVKQRMPDHPELNQMFKNCFTNTMATTIQRKEDGTTFVITGDIPAMWLRDSAAQVRPYLLLASEDEDIADMIAGLVERQLKYILLDPYANAFNETESGKGHQEDLTQMNDWIWERKYEIDSLAYPIQLSYLLWKNTGRTTQFNDTFRKASQIIMQLWQVEQHHETKSPYTFQRLDAPETDTLTREGRGTETVYTGMTWSGFRPSDDRCEYGYLIPSNMFAVVALRYLQEIAEAVFEDETLAATAKQLEQEINKGIQDYGTVEHPEYGTIYAYETDGKGNHNLMDDANVPSLLSLPYLGYVEENDEVYQNTRRFILSSHNPYFYEGTAAAGIGSPHTPEGYIWHIALSMQGLTTEDRNEKLRLLQLIHKTDADTGLTHEGFSANNPHEYTRPWFSWSNMLFSELIMDYCGFRVQK, from the coding sequence ATGCTGAAACCCAGAGATAATCAAGAAATTTCCCCCTCGATATACGACATGATTGATCAGGTTAAGCAACGTATGCCGGACCATCCGGAACTCAACCAAATGTTCAAAAATTGTTTTACCAATACGATGGCGACTACAATTCAGCGCAAAGAAGATGGAACAACTTTTGTGATTACGGGAGATATTCCTGCCATGTGGTTACGTGATTCTGCCGCTCAGGTCAGACCTTATCTGCTTCTCGCTTCAGAGGATGAAGATATTGCCGACATGATCGCTGGACTGGTTGAACGTCAACTGAAATATATTCTCCTGGACCCTTATGCAAACGCTTTTAATGAGACGGAGAGTGGAAAAGGACATCAGGAAGACCTGACGCAGATGAATGATTGGATCTGGGAACGGAAGTATGAGATCGACTCACTGGCTTATCCGATTCAGCTCAGTTATCTCTTGTGGAAGAACACGGGAAGAACAACTCAATTCAATGATACGTTCCGTAAAGCATCCCAGATCATCATGCAGTTATGGCAAGTGGAGCAACATCATGAGACGAAATCACCCTACACGTTCCAACGTCTGGATGCTCCCGAAACCGATACGCTCACCCGAGAGGGACGAGGTACTGAAACAGTCTATACAGGCATGACCTGGTCGGGATTCCGTCCCAGCGACGATCGTTGTGAATATGGTTATCTGATTCCATCCAATATGTTCGCTGTTGTGGCGCTTCGATATCTTCAGGAAATTGCTGAAGCGGTGTTCGAGGATGAAACGCTGGCAGCGACTGCTAAGCAGTTGGAGCAAGAGATCAACAAAGGTATTCAGGATTATGGCACCGTTGAACATCCGGAATATGGAACCATATATGCGTACGAAACGGATGGGAAAGGAAATCACAATCTGATGGATGATGCCAATGTGCCGAGCCTGCTGTCTTTACCTTATCTCGGATATGTAGAGGAGAACGACGAGGTGTATCAGAATACACGCCGTTTCATTCTTTCCTCGCACAACCCGTATTTTTATGAGGGAACAGCAGCAGCAGGAATCGGGAGTCCGCATACACCGGAAGGGTACATCTGGCATATCGCTTTATCGATGCAGGGGCTGACTACAGAGGATCGCAATGAAAAACTACGATTGCTTCAGCTCATCCATAAGACGGATGCGGATACCGGACTGACCCATGAAGGCTTTTCGGCCAACAATCCACATGAATATACACGTCCATGGTTTTCATGGTCCAACATGCTCTTTAGTGAACTGATTATGGATTATTGCGGATTCCGCGTACAGAAATAG
- a CDS encoding GntR family transcriptional regulator, with protein MLVLGKDSASKPMYEQIFESLRERIQLHQYQVGERVPSEKELCDEFGVSRITTKKALEMLASEQLIVRQPGRGSFVADTADMLQERPNRPAPRASVKDPEKKLLIGLVITNFSDMYGTELLYGMEEASREHDCFLVLRRSFGIPEQEEQSIQELLELGVDGLIIFPAQGEYFSDEILKLVVNKFPFVLIDRYLKGIPASSVSTDNVGAAREGMNYLFDLGHRHIAFLTQPPANTTPIEERIEGIIESHHDQGVLVNRELWLESFLSTLPSVFDPQVEVRDVETLVEHLQKYPQITALFAAEYHIALLAEQAADRLGLRIPEDMSIICFDSPNAAEGSRVTHMRQSQFDMGKQAFEMVLQSMQNNEMTVNRVVLPARLVKGKSTSMVKQKG; from the coding sequence GTGCTTGTATTGGGGAAAGATTCGGCATCCAAGCCGATGTATGAACAGATCTTTGAATCCTTGCGCGAACGGATACAGCTTCATCAATATCAAGTGGGTGAGCGTGTTCCTTCGGAGAAGGAATTATGTGATGAATTCGGAGTGAGCCGGATTACAACTAAAAAAGCACTTGAGATGCTGGCGAGTGAACAATTAATTGTTCGTCAGCCGGGACGGGGTTCCTTTGTAGCCGACACAGCAGATATGTTACAGGAAAGACCTAACAGACCTGCTCCGCGTGCTTCGGTTAAAGATCCAGAGAAGAAGCTGCTCATTGGTCTGGTCATTACTAATTTCAGTGATATGTATGGTACAGAACTGTTATATGGTATGGAAGAAGCTTCGCGAGAGCATGATTGTTTTCTCGTACTTAGACGTTCCTTCGGGATTCCCGAGCAGGAGGAACAGAGCATTCAGGAACTGCTGGAACTGGGTGTGGATGGATTGATTATTTTCCCGGCACAGGGTGAATATTTCAGCGATGAGATTCTTAAACTGGTCGTTAACAAATTCCCATTTGTCCTGATTGACCGGTACTTGAAAGGAATTCCGGCTTCATCTGTCAGTACGGATAATGTAGGCGCGGCGCGAGAAGGGATGAATTATTTGTTCGATCTAGGTCACCGACATATCGCTTTTCTGACGCAGCCTCCGGCGAACACTACACCGATTGAAGAACGAATTGAAGGAATCATTGAGTCTCATCACGATCAAGGGGTGCTGGTGAACAGGGAACTGTGGTTAGAATCTTTTCTTTCGACACTGCCAAGTGTGTTCGATCCTCAAGTCGAGGTACGTGATGTGGAGACATTGGTGGAACATTTACAGAAATACCCCCAGATTACTGCACTCTTTGCTGCGGAGTATCATATTGCTTTACTTGCAGAACAGGCAGCGGATCGGCTTGGTCTGAGGATCCCGGAAGATATGTCCATCATTTGCTTTGACAGTCCAAACGCTGCCGAAGGAAGCCGTGTAACACATATGAGACAAAGCCAGTTTGATATGGGAAAACAGGCGTTCGAGATGGTGCTTCAAAGTATGCAGAACAACGAAATGACAGTGAACAGAGTTGTTTTACCTGCCCGATTGGTGAAGGGTAAGTCAACGAGTATGGTGAAACAAAAGGGTTAA